The following proteins come from a genomic window of Bacteroidota bacterium:
- a CDS encoding DUF559 domain-containing protein: MSYLEQHYYYNPQNRNFARKLRNSSTKAECCLWKYVLRASLLENAAFNRQRPIDRYIVDFLCKELKLIIEVDGSIHDIESVYKKDIIRQKKLESLGFHIIRFTNTEVLRDIDSVRESIRNTIIQLRESPSTT, from the coding sequence ATGTCTTACCTGGAGCAACACTATTATTATAATCCTCAAAATCGAAATTTCGCTCGAAAACTTCGTAATTCAAGTACTAAAGCTGAATGCTGTTTGTGGAAATACGTCCTAAGGGCCAGCCTCCTGGAAAATGCAGCGTTTAACCGGCAAAGACCTATTGATCGTTATATTGTCGATTTCTTGTGCAAAGAACTTAAGCTAATTATAGAGGTGGATGGAAGTATCCATGATATAGAATCAGTTTATAAAAAGGACATTATCCGCCAGAAAAAACTTGAAAGTCTTGGCTTTCATATAATTCGATTCACAAACACCGAAGTCTTAAGGGACATAGACTCTGTACGTGAATCTATACGAAATACAATCATCCAATTGCGAGAGTCACCCTCAACAACCTAA
- a CDS encoding transposase, translating to MAYNPFLHHRRSIRLPDYDYSKPGCYVVTICTHEKQRFFGEITEGKMILSEIGKYATDCWLEIPLHYPNTQLHEFVIMPDHLHGIIEILPTENVDLALESTHQRNAYQKIIPRSLGCIVRGYKIGVTKKVRKGLNDRIVWQDNFHDKIIRNANMLRNFKRYIVNNPINWKG from the coding sequence ATGGCTTACAATCCATTCTTACATCATCGACGCTCGATACGCCTTCCCGATTACGATTATTCAAAACCGGGATGTTATGTTGTTACTATCTGTACACATGAAAAACAACGTTTTTTCGGGGAAATTACAGAGGGTAAAATGATTTTGAGTGAAATCGGAAAATATGCAACCGACTGTTGGCTAGAAATACCATTACATTATCCGAATACTCAACTTCATGAATTTGTTATCATGCCGGATCATTTGCATGGTATCATTGAAATTTTGCCAACTGAAAATGTCGACCTTGCTCTTGAATCTACTCATCAACGTAACGCTTATCAAAAGATTATTCCAAGATCGCTTGGTTGTATAGTTAGAGGCTATAAAATCGGAGTAACTAAAAAAGTTAGAAAGGGGCTTAATGATAGGATTGTATGGCAGGATAATTTTCATGATAAAATTATACGCAATGCAAACATGTTACGTAATTTTAAACGATATATCGTGAACAATCCAATCAATTGGAAGGGTTGA
- a CDS encoding class III cytochrome C family protein produces the protein MNKWIVYGILFICILLMYWFPHAMINPGQLVERHRQLDNECSACHDAFRGISTTKCISCHQLENIGKDSTAPAYDRQLKEKILFHDKLVVKECTNCHSDHQGLHPPVGVARFNHEFLSPPDQGKCSSCHNRPEDKLHQLFTSECKSCHTTDDWKKGASFNHGLLSVNALNNCSSCHAKPQDNMHNFTQQNCTSCHDTSHWKPSTFEHSRYFVLDRDHNVKCETCHTENNFKAYSCYGCHEHTPAKIRSEHMEEGITNFENCVRCHKSADEHDIRMGEGSDGKQLNEQEKQQVKGYIEKQGKKKEKDREDND, from the coding sequence ATGAATAAGTGGATCGTATATGGTATTTTATTCATATGCATACTTTTGATGTATTGGTTTCCGCATGCGATGATCAATCCGGGTCAGTTGGTAGAAAGACATCGGCAACTCGACAACGAGTGTTCAGCCTGTCACGATGCCTTTCGGGGAATCTCCACTACAAAATGTATCTCCTGTCATCAATTGGAAAACATTGGCAAGGACAGTACTGCTCCGGCTTACGACAGACAGCTGAAAGAAAAAATACTGTTCCACGATAAACTGGTAGTCAAGGAATGTACCAACTGTCATAGTGATCATCAGGGCCTGCATCCACCCGTAGGTGTTGCCCGGTTCAACCACGAATTCTTATCTCCTCCCGATCAGGGAAAATGCAGTTCCTGTCACAATAGACCGGAAGATAAATTACATCAGCTTTTCACTTCCGAATGCAAATCTTGCCATACTACCGACGACTGGAAAAAGGGAGCAAGCTTTAACCATGGACTTCTTTCCGTCAATGCACTCAACAATTGCAGTTCCTGTCATGCGAAGCCGCAAGACAACATGCATAACTTTACGCAGCAGAATTGTACGAGTTGCCACGATACTTCGCACTGGAAGCCATCTACCTTTGAGCATAGCAGGTACTTTGTTCTCGACAGAGATCACAACGTGAAGTGTGAAACCTGCCATACCGAAAATAATTTTAAAGCGTATAGTTGCTACGGATGCCATGAACATACTCCGGCCAAAATTCGTTCAGAGCATATGGAAGAAGGAATTACCAATTTTGAAAACTGCGTCCGTTGTCATAAAAGTGCTGACGAACATGATATACGTATGGGGGAAGGAAGCGATGGTAAGCAACTCAATGAACAGGAGAAGCAGCAGGTGAAAGGATATATTGAAAAGCAAGGTAAAAAGAAAGAGAAGGACCGTGAAGACAATGATTGA
- a CDS encoding T9SS type A sorting domain-containing protein, whose translation MKKILLLLIGLSPLVLNAQITINSSHLPTVGHSFVDAIDDTYSAPILPGGANQNWNYTSLQNLDQDTTTFIAAATTPYGPSYFPSSNMAIHTPEDSLYLYVTTNTGGLYIDGYYFYTSQAPFGQNAIPFIPSYLFIPTPFTYLDTQTSYYKYVIDIDTALPYIRFVHQVNQAFVGDGYGALQLPTATYPNTLRIKATETIIDSLLADTIGNGSYFMIDPPTVSQQSSYYWLQAAQPVILLTISADSLGTTGESSSYVLSSTTSVQEPQPETKANVNVYPNPANGLVNVSMLKEGTSNTIFRLFDMQGRVIRETSLEGIQQYGFYVNHLERGVYLWSIDDAGAQGKLVVE comes from the coding sequence ATGAAGAAAATTTTACTCCTCCTTATTGGATTATCACCACTAGTTCTAAATGCTCAAATCACGATCAATAGCAGCCATCTCCCTACTGTGGGACATAGTTTTGTAGATGCTATAGACGATACGTATAGTGCGCCAATTCTTCCGGGCGGAGCAAATCAAAACTGGAACTATACCAGTTTGCAGAATTTGGATCAGGATACTACCACCTTTATCGCGGCGGCCACGACACCATACGGTCCATCATATTTTCCATCTTCTAATATGGCTATACATACGCCTGAAGACAGCCTCTATCTCTATGTAACTACGAATACGGGAGGACTTTATATCGACGGCTATTATTTCTATACCAGTCAGGCACCCTTTGGCCAGAACGCCATTCCTTTCATCCCTTCTTATCTTTTCATCCCTACACCATTTACCTACCTCGATACGCAAACCAGCTATTATAAATATGTCATCGATATAGATACAGCGCTCCCGTATATCCGCTTTGTGCATCAGGTCAATCAGGCTTTCGTTGGAGATGGATATGGAGCATTGCAGTTACCCACGGCTACCTACCCCAACACACTGCGAATAAAAGCCACGGAGACCATCATCGATTCATTGCTGGCAGATACCATTGGTAATGGTTCTTATTTCATGATTGATCCTCCTACCGTTTCTCAACAGTCCAGCTATTATTGGCTGCAAGCTGCTCAGCCGGTCATCCTGCTTACGATTTCCGCGGATAGTTTGGGAACGACGGGTGAAAGTTCCAGCTATGTCCTTTCTTCAACAACATCCGTTCAGGAACCACAACCGGAAACGAAAGCTAACGTTAATGTGTATCCGAATCCTGCCAACGGATTAGTGAATGTCTCTATGTTGAAAGAAGGGACCTCTAACACGATTTTCAGACTTTTTGATATGCAAGGCCGTGTGATACGTGAAACATCGCTGGAAGGCATCCAACAGTATGGATTCTATGTGAATCATCTTGAACGGGGTGTTTATCTCTGGTCAATAGACGACGCCGGCGCGCAGGGAAAACTGGTGGTGGAATAG
- a CDS encoding T9SS type A sorting domain-containing protein, translated as MKSSLRSQLRNTQKIKFLYFAGAIAAGIAIIATAIYMSLPNKSVAGNSFYYPSFSFHNPVLISGTAGSVNAVYKFSNVGTGIDAHIKIISFYNGATLNNMDHFTAGYYDAWQPFVNSPGNKSSWINWRITFKKAGTNTDTVLTRLAATAIDVDGDGSALKEIIGAHPVSTYSVLAGAQVTVTFGRDSCMAISSFSNVANIDTNITQAMFMKIFNNVSTINYRTGAASYSSGIQVRQNSIYFRYFDMMPSPLPIELASWKAEILNNRQVRLVWSTSSEKNNDFFIIERSPDGENFEEAGRVKGAGNSNDMKYYSYIDKEPFSGVSYYRLKQTDYDGTTASFKPVAVDLSRLALAASTAQIAPNPFTNYFKLNFNSELDQSGEMILTNMNGQVLYSQNVELQTGRNELSYANAERLQPGIYFVKVFSGKKLLVSQKVVKE; from the coding sequence ATGAAAAGTAGCCTTAGGAGTCAACTCAGGAACACACAAAAAATTAAGTTTCTTTATTTTGCCGGAGCGATAGCAGCGGGAATCGCCATCATAGCTACAGCTATTTATATGTCGCTTCCCAACAAAAGTGTTGCGGGAAACTCCTTTTATTATCCGAGTTTCAGTTTTCACAATCCGGTTTTAATAAGCGGCACGGCCGGAAGTGTAAATGCCGTTTATAAATTTTCCAATGTAGGAACCGGCATCGATGCCCATATTAAAATTATTAGTTTCTATAATGGTGCGACCCTAAACAACATGGATCATTTTACGGCGGGTTATTATGATGCCTGGCAACCCTTCGTCAATTCACCGGGAAATAAAAGTTCGTGGATCAACTGGAGAATTACATTTAAGAAAGCAGGAACGAATACGGACACTGTCCTCACCCGATTGGCAGCCACCGCCATTGATGTGGATGGAGATGGGAGTGCATTGAAAGAAATTATTGGAGCACATCCGGTTTCCACGTATTCTGTGCTCGCCGGTGCACAGGTTACGGTTACATTCGGACGAGATTCCTGTATGGCCATAAGTTCATTTTCTAATGTGGCCAATATTGATACCAATATAACGCAGGCTATGTTTATGAAAATATTTAATAACGTAAGCACCATTAACTACAGAACAGGAGCGGCTTCCTATTCTTCCGGTATACAAGTGCGACAGAATAGTATTTATTTCCGGTATTTTGATATGATGCCATCACCCTTACCGATTGAATTAGCGTCGTGGAAAGCGGAAATACTGAATAACCGTCAGGTACGATTAGTCTGGAGTACTTCATCGGAAAAGAACAATGATTTTTTTATCATAGAGCGCTCACCGGATGGGGAGAACTTTGAAGAAGCCGGACGTGTGAAAGGTGCAGGGAACAGTAACGACATGAAGTACTATTCATATATAGATAAGGAACCCTTTTCCGGAGTCAGCTACTACCGATTAAAACAAACGGACTATGATGGAACAACAGCTTCCTTTAAACCGGTAGCAGTAGATTTATCCCGATTGGCTTTAGCTGCATCCACAGCTCAAATAGCCCCGAACCCATTCACAAATTATTTTAAGCTAAATTTTAATTCGGAGTTGGACCAGAGCGGAGAAATGATTTTAACAAACATGAATGGCCAGGTACTCTACTCGCAAAATGTAGAACTTCAAACCGGAAGGAATGAGCTTTCCTATGCCAACGCAGAGAGACTTCAGCCCGGAATTTATTTTGTGAAAGTATTTTCCGGAAAGAAGTTGCTCGTATCCCAGAAGGTGGTGAAGGAGTAA
- a CDS encoding T9SS type A sorting domain-containing protein produces MSKQLSLFLTLIVFSFQIQAQIPNPALVGYWHNWNDVSAPYIPIDQVDDRYNVIEVSFAIPQFGTDYRMEFIPDQVTPPNFISQMQTLQSQGKKVLISIGGATAPVSLNNVVERDSFINSMTRILNNYGFDGMDIDLEGSSLALTGGTINAPIDLPVIHLVEAVKQIMDNYRINFNRKMLLTMAPETAFVQGGMSAFGSIWGAYLPVIHALRDSMDLLQVQLYNSGSMYGIDGGIYTQGTADFIVAMTEAVIQGFTTGGGTFAGLPASKVAVGLPACTMAAGGGFTDTATVSSAMRYLLGQGPAPGSYTLTNTAGYPGLGGMMTWSMNWDAIATCGGIYEYAENFEHIFGSTTTSIQENAFMQSPQLYPNPSTGDVFIVIPENVKTGSRFLMMDTQGRTVLEERFAGSGRIQLHVKELNRGIYFWWMDGYTGKILLE; encoded by the coding sequence ATGTCTAAACAGCTCTCTCTATTCCTTACACTCATCGTTTTCAGCTTTCAAATTCAGGCGCAAATACCAAATCCGGCGCTGGTAGGCTATTGGCACAACTGGAACGATGTAAGCGCTCCGTATATTCCGATTGACCAGGTCGACGACAGGTACAACGTCATCGAAGTCTCTTTCGCTATTCCTCAGTTTGGTACCGATTACAGGATGGAGTTTATTCCGGATCAGGTAACGCCGCCGAACTTTATATCGCAAATGCAAACCCTGCAATCACAAGGAAAGAAGGTGTTGATCAGTATCGGTGGTGCAACAGCTCCTGTCTCTTTAAATAATGTAGTGGAGCGGGATAGTTTTATAAATTCCATGACTCGCATTCTCAACAACTATGGTTTTGATGGAATGGACATCGATCTGGAAGGAAGTTCACTTGCACTGACAGGAGGAACTATTAATGCGCCGATTGATTTGCCTGTAATACATCTGGTGGAAGCGGTAAAGCAAATCATGGACAATTACCGTATAAATTTTAATAGAAAAATGTTGCTGACGATGGCTCCCGAAACGGCTTTTGTACAGGGCGGGATGTCTGCTTTTGGAAGTATATGGGGTGCTTATCTGCCCGTGATTCATGCGCTTCGTGATTCCATGGATCTTCTCCAGGTGCAACTTTATAACAGTGGCTCCATGTATGGAATAGATGGAGGAATTTATACACAGGGGACCGCCGATTTTATTGTGGCGATGACAGAAGCGGTCATTCAGGGATTTACTACAGGTGGAGGCACTTTCGCAGGATTACCTGCATCGAAGGTGGCGGTGGGATTACCGGCCTGCACGATGGCTGCAGGAGGTGGATTTACGGATACGGCTACCGTTAGTTCGGCGATGCGCTATCTCCTCGGACAAGGACCTGCTCCGGGAAGCTATACGTTGACGAATACTGCGGGTTATCCCGGTCTGGGAGGAATGATGACATGGAGTATGAACTGGGATGCAATAGCCACCTGTGGAGGGATCTATGAGTATGCAGAAAACTTCGAGCACATTTTCGGTTCAACTACCACATCTATTCAGGAAAATGCATTCATGCAATCACCACAACTTTATCCAAACCCGTCAACAGGCGATGTATTTATAGTGATTCCTGAAAACGTTAAAACAGGAAGTCGCTTTCTGATGATGGATACACAAGGAAGAACTGTTCTCGAGGAAAGATTTGCAGGATCAGGGCGGATACAATTGCACGTGAAAGAATTAAATCGGGGGATCTATTTCTGGTGGATGGATGGTTATACGGGAAAAATTTTGTTGGAATGA
- a CDS encoding GNAT family N-acetyltransferase: protein MNIRPYVVSDQNEIIHLFRLNTPTYFSPDEERDLLKYLERYSANYYVVYDDSTLAGCGGINISKDGKTGMISWDIFHPQYQGKGWGTQLLNYRLQKLAKIKNIEKIIVRTSQLAHNFYEKNGFALVETVKDYWAPGFDLYLMEYTHPI from the coding sequence ATGAACATAAGGCCATATGTTGTCTCAGATCAAAATGAAATAATTCACTTATTCAGACTTAATACTCCAACCTATTTTTCGCCCGATGAAGAGAGGGACTTGCTTAAATATCTTGAACGGTATAGTGCCAATTATTATGTGGTTTATGACGATTCAACACTAGCAGGATGCGGAGGAATTAATATTTCAAAGGATGGAAAAACCGGAATGATCAGCTGGGATATCTTCCATCCCCAATATCAGGGAAAAGGATGGGGAACCCAATTGTTGAACTATCGCTTACAGAAACTTGCGAAGATCAAAAACATTGAAAAAATTATTGTACGTACTTCTCAGCTTGCACACAATTTTTATGAGAAGAATGGGTTCGCGCTTGTTGAAACGGTGAAGGATTATTGGGCCCCCGGATTTGATTTGTATCTTATGGAATATACTCACCCTATCTAG
- a CDS encoding ATP-binding protein, with the protein MQISSQPESINLVEKLIDEIKSEYNVHEECYGNMLVAVTEAVNNAIQHGNKYDPDKKVIISHEVEPDQISFIITDEGTGFDFMNLPDPTDPDHLEKPTGRGVFLMKHLADQIIFSENGRVVELYFKTGGHIAE; encoded by the coding sequence ATGCAAATTTCCTCACAGCCGGAAAGCATTAACCTGGTAGAGAAACTTATTGACGAGATAAAGAGTGAGTACAATGTGCACGAAGAGTGCTATGGAAATATGTTAGTCGCCGTGACCGAGGCAGTGAACAACGCTATTCAACACGGTAACAAGTATGATCCTGATAAAAAAGTAATTATCTCTCATGAAGTGGAACCGGACCAGATCTCTTTTATAATCACCGATGAAGGAACCGGGTTCGATTTCATGAACCTCCCCGACCCTACTGATCCGGATCACCTGGAGAAGCCTACCGGTCGTGGTGTCTTTCTTATGAAACATTTGGCTGATCAGATTATTTTCTCTGAAAACGGTCGTGTTGTTGAGCTCTATTTCAAAACAGGCGGACATATAGCCGAATAG
- a CDS encoding DUF4175 domain-containing protein: MSTAENNYRELLEKLDAFIRKYYTNQLIKGGIYAFALLLGFYLAVTLLESFAWFSPAVRSVLFYTYLAATAAVLWKLVLTPLFKLYKLGKTLSRNDAAKIIGEHFQPIRDKLLNTLQLHDQANAEPEHLALIHASINQKSAELRPIPFTSAIDLRKNRKYLPYAAFPLLALVIILFAAPSLITDPTRRLLEHGKSFSKPAPFSFQVTNDKLQVVQFEDFTIDVKMDGKEIPAEVFVEVGNNTFRLEKENLTDFHYTFRNVQGNTDFRLVADGFFSDDFLLSAVPNPVMVDFTVELDYPAYLGRKNEVIKNTGDLLVPAGTRATWNIGTQNTSELRIRFTDSTYALREAENNRYTFKRRLQSSSSYAISTGNKFLQSKDSVAYTINVIPDQYPLIEVEEQKDSASYQRIYFRGMVQDDYGLSKLQFRYRFLKREGESVNEEAIAAAISFNKGLSQDQFFHFWDLGAVSLKAGDELEYYFEVWDNDGVQGPKSARSVSNVFKAPSLQELAKENESQNKALKEDMSESIKKAKELQKALNDLHKDLLNKKNLDYEDRKKVSDILKQQKELEKKVEEIQKQQSLNKQQQNELRAPDPQLAEKQKQLEELFEKLMTPEMKKMMEELEKMMAQIDKQKLQETMEQMKLDNKDLEKQLDRTLELFKQMELEQKMKETAENLEKLAEDQEKLAEKNEEKGSESEKLKEEQKELNKEFEEIKKNIDDIEKKNEELEYSQEMKDFDKEQEEISEEMEKSEQELSQGQKKSAKKKQKQAAEKMKELSQKIKQQQKEKEEEQNEEDMQAMRALLENLLRFSFDQEKLLEEAKGIDINNPRYLKLAQEQRKLKDDAKVLEDSLLALSKRVIQIASSVNEQITDINNNTEKALANLQDRQVPQARANQQFIMTAVNNLALMLSESLDQMQQQMSQNMPSNSSCKKPGQGKPKPGPNAGDIKKMQEKLGQQLKEMKEKMQQGQKPGGKPGQGMSEELARMAAQQEALRNALNQLNQQENKDAQGKLGDLGKIAEQMEQNEKDIVNKRITEITIKRQQEILTRLLESEKAEREREQEERRESNEARDIYRTPPQFEDFKKLKIRENELLKSIPPGFSTFYKNLVNTYFQNLQN, translated from the coding sequence ATGTCCACCGCCGAGAATAATTACCGTGAGTTGCTGGAGAAGCTGGACGCTTTCATCCGGAAGTATTATACCAACCAGCTGATAAAAGGGGGAATTTATGCCTTTGCATTGCTCCTTGGCTTCTATCTGGCTGTCACCTTGCTGGAGTCGTTCGCCTGGTTTAGTCCTGCAGTTCGCTCTGTTTTGTTCTACACCTATCTCGCCGCTACTGCTGCCGTACTCTGGAAGCTGGTGCTTACACCCCTCTTCAAACTTTATAAACTGGGCAAGACGTTAAGCCGTAACGATGCCGCGAAAATTATCGGAGAACATTTCCAGCCGATTCGCGATAAGCTCCTGAATACCCTGCAGCTTCACGATCAGGCGAATGCCGAACCGGAACATCTCGCCCTGATTCATGCCTCTATCAACCAGAAAAGTGCTGAATTACGTCCTATCCCTTTTACCTCAGCCATCGATTTGCGTAAAAACCGCAAGTATCTTCCTTATGCCGCTTTCCCCTTGCTCGCATTGGTGATCATCCTCTTTGCCGCCCCAAGTCTGATCACCGATCCTACCCGCCGTTTACTGGAACATGGCAAGAGTTTCTCCAAGCCGGCCCCCTTTTCATTTCAGGTGACTAATGATAAGTTACAGGTGGTGCAGTTTGAAGATTTCACGATTGATGTGAAGATGGACGGTAAGGAGATTCCTGCAGAAGTATTTGTAGAGGTAGGAAACAATACCTTCCGTCTCGAAAAGGAAAATCTTACCGACTTCCATTATACCTTCCGCAATGTGCAGGGCAATACCGATTTTCGTCTCGTGGCAGATGGTTTTTTCTCGGATGATTTTTTATTGAGCGCTGTCCCTAATCCTGTCATGGTTGACTTCACAGTGGAGCTCGACTATCCTGCCTATCTCGGAAGAAAAAATGAAGTGATTAAGAATACCGGTGATCTACTTGTACCCGCGGGAACCCGTGCCACGTGGAACATCGGAACACAGAATACATCGGAACTTCGTATACGCTTCACCGATAGTACCTATGCTTTGCGTGAAGCGGAGAATAACCGATACACCTTTAAGCGCCGACTTCAGAGTAGCAGCAGTTATGCTATCAGTACAGGAAATAAATTCTTGCAGTCGAAGGATTCAGTGGCCTATACCATCAATGTGATTCCCGATCAGTATCCGCTCATTGAAGTGGAGGAGCAGAAAGATTCCGCCTCTTATCAGCGTATTTATTTCCGGGGTATGGTGCAGGATGATTATGGGTTGAGTAAACTACAGTTTCGCTATCGTTTTCTGAAAAGAGAAGGAGAGAGCGTGAATGAAGAAGCGATTGCCGCGGCGATATCTTTCAATAAAGGACTCTCTCAGGACCAGTTTTTCCATTTCTGGGATCTGGGGGCTGTGAGTCTGAAGGCGGGAGATGAACTGGAATATTATTTTGAAGTCTGGGATAACGATGGCGTGCAAGGTCCTAAGAGCGCAAGGTCGGTGAGCAATGTTTTCAAAGCCCCATCATTGCAGGAGTTGGCAAAGGAGAATGAATCGCAGAACAAAGCCCTGAAGGAAGACATGAGCGAGAGCATTAAGAAGGCAAAAGAATTGCAGAAAGCCCTCAACGACCTCCACAAAGATCTCCTCAACAAAAAGAACCTCGACTACGAAGACCGTAAGAAGGTCAGCGACATCTTAAAGCAACAAAAAGAACTCGAGAAGAAAGTAGAGGAAATACAGAAGCAGCAATCACTCAATAAACAGCAGCAGAACGAGCTTCGCGCACCGGATCCTCAGCTGGCCGAGAAGCAAAAGCAGTTAGAAGAACTCTTCGAAAAGCTCATGACACCGGAGATGAAGAAGATGATGGAAGAGCTGGAGAAGATGATGGCACAAATCGACAAACAGAAACTCCAGGAAACGATGGAGCAGATGAAGTTGGACAATAAAGACCTCGAAAAGCAACTCGACCGTACGCTGGAACTCTTCAAACAAATGGAGTTGGAGCAGAAAATGAAGGAGACAGCCGAGAATCTGGAGAAGTTAGCGGAAGATCAGGAGAAGCTGGCGGAGAAGAATGAGGAGAAAGGCAGTGAGTCGGAGAAGTTGAAGGAAGAACAGAAAGAGCTCAACAAGGAATTTGAAGAGATCAAAAAGAACATTGACGATATTGAGAAGAAGAACGAGGAGCTGGAATATTCCCAGGAGATGAAGGATTTCGATAAAGAGCAGGAAGAAATCTCTGAAGAAATGGAGAAAAGCGAACAAGAGCTATCTCAGGGACAAAAGAAGAGCGCGAAGAAAAAGCAGAAGCAAGCGGCTGAGAAAATGAAGGAGCTTAGTCAGAAGATTAAGCAACAGCAGAAAGAGAAAGAGGAAGAACAGAACGAAGAGGATATGCAGGCCATGCGAGCATTGCTGGAGAACCTCTTGCGATTCAGTTTTGACCAGGAAAAACTACTAGAAGAAGCGAAGGGCATTGATATCAACAACCCACGCTATCTAAAGCTCGCTCAGGAACAACGAAAACTAAAAGATGATGCGAAGGTGTTGGAGGATTCATTGTTGGCGCTGAGTAAAAGGGTAATACAGATTGCATCTAGTGTAAACGAACAGATAACCGACATCAACAACAATACGGAAAAGGCACTCGCTAATTTACAGGACCGTCAGGTGCCACAGGCAAGGGCGAACCAGCAGTTCATCATGACGGCGGTAAATAATCTGGCGCTTATGCTTAGTGAGTCGCTGGATCAGATGCAGCAGCAAATGTCGCAGAACATGCCGAGCAACTCCAGCTGTAAAAAGCCCGGACAAGGTAAACCCAAGCCCGGACCCAATGCAGGAGATATTAAGAAGATGCAGGAAAAGCTCGGTCAGCAGTTGAAGGAGATGAAAGAGAAGATGCAGCAAGGGCAGAAACCCGGCGGCAAACCCGGACAAGGCATGAGCGAGGAGTTGGCCCGAATGGCAGCACAGCAGGAAGCACTGAGAAATGCCCTCAATCAACTCAATCAGCAGGAAAACAAGGATGCTCAGGGTAAACTGGGAGATCTGGGGAAGATAGCCGAGCAGATGGAGCAAAACGAAAAGGACATTGTCAACAAAAGAATCACCGAGATTACTATTAAACGCCAACAGGAGATTCTTACTCGTCTTTTGGAATCAGAAAAAGCAGAGCGGGAACGTGAACAGGAAGAACGCCGGGAATCCAACGAGGCCAGGGATATTTACCGAACCCCACCTCAGTTTGAAGACTTTAAAAAGCTAAAAATCCGTGAAAACGAGCTTCTGAAATCCATTCCTCCCGGATTCAGCACTTTCTACAAAAACCTCGTTAACACCTACTTCCAAAACCTCCAGAACTAA
- the ybeY gene encoding rRNA maturation RNase YbeY has translation MISFFTADITYALRSRGDLRLWLAEVAKREGYKLDELNIILCSDNYLYKLNVDFLKHATLTDIITFDNSTAKGRISGELYISLDRIRDNAKQLKVNLKDELHRVMVHGLLHLCGYSDKSKALKSKMRGLEDKYLLIRQVK, from the coding sequence ATGATATCCTTCTTTACAGCCGATATTACTTACGCTTTACGCTCCAGAGGAGACTTACGGTTATGGCTAGCCGAAGTCGCGAAAAGGGAAGGATATAAGCTGGATGAACTGAACATCATTCTTTGTAGCGACAATTATCTATATAAGCTAAATGTTGATTTTCTGAAGCATGCTACATTAACGGACATCATCACTTTTGATAATTCAACCGCAAAAGGGAGGATTTCCGGCGAGCTGTATATCAGTTTGGATAGAATACGCGATAACGCTAAACAATTGAAAGTGAATTTAAAAGACGAGCTTCACCGTGTAATGGTACATGGACTTTTACATCTCTGCGGTTATTCAGATAAAAGCAAGGCGCTGAAGAGTAAAATGAGAGGCCTGGAAGATAAATATCTTTTGATTAGGCAAGTTAAATAA